The Williamwhitmania sp. sequence GCCTCAATGGGTGTTCCCGTAACCGCGTTAACCACAATTCCCTTGATATAGGAAACAGGAGTTGGTCGAATTGCCTTAGGAAGATCGAACATGTAAACATCGCGCCTTCTACTTCCCTCCCTTACCGACGAAAAATAGGCGTGGTCACCCTTTGCACTTACCACCAAACCATCCTCCACTTGACAGGTGTTGATAGGATATCCGGCATTTACAGGCTTGCTCCAAATATTGTTGCCAAGCTTATGCGAAACAAAGATATCTTCGCCTCCCATCCCCATATGACCATCTGAGGAAAAGTAAAGGGTTGAATTGTCGAAGTGAATAAACGGAGAAAACTCATTTCCACGCGTATTGATGCTATCGCCCAAATTAACAGGCTCAGTCCAGCTTCCATCATCGAGCAGGTGCGAGAGCCAAAGGTCGAAGCCACCCTTACCACCTGGCCGGTTGCTTGAGAAGTAGAGCGTGTGGCCATCAGGTGAAATCGAAGGTTGTTTAGTGGAATATCTTGAATTTACTGGCTCCGGCAGAGCAACCGGAATTCCCCAACGATCACCATTGCGCTTGGAGTAAAAAATGTTACAGTTACGGCTGCAGATGGTAAAATACATGGCCTTGCCATCGGCGGTGAGTGACTGAGCACCTTCGTTAATCTCACTGTTTATAGGTGGACCAAGTGGCTTACGCGCAGTCCAATGTCCATCCTTCTGGGTGGATATAAAGAAATCCTCCTGCCTATTCTTCTCTGAATAAGGTAAAAGAGTATCACGAGGAATGTTGGAGGTAATTACCAGTGTTTTCTCATCGGCCGAAATGCTCGGCCAGTAATCGTCGTACTCGCTGTTTACGCTATCGCCAAGGTTAACAGGATTGAACGGTACAGGATGCTCCATTGCTTGAATACCGTAGCGACAACGAGCCATGAGTGAATCGGTGAAAGCAATTTTAATGGGTGACAGCTTAGGAATAGCCTCAAATTGCTCAAAGTCGGACAAGGCATCCTTGTATCTTCCAAGCATGAGCTTCATCTGACCAAGCGAAAAGCGTATCTCAGGATACACTTTATCGTTAAGAGCCAAGGCCTTATCGCCATACTCTATGGCTTTACTAAACTGCAGCAAATCTTGATACATCTGCGAAAGGAAGAGGTAAGCCTCCACAAACTTTGGGTCGATGGACACGGCCTGTTCCAGCGAGGTTATGGCCATGGCATATCCATACCTATCGTAGAAGTACTGAGCCTTGTGGTAAAGTTCAACTGCTTTTTTTGAGTGTGTCGTTAGCGCTGGCTGTGCAGCAGCGCTGTTGTTGAAACCCATGGCAACAACCAAAGAAAAAACAGCCAACCAATACCTTAAACTTTTCATTTGCTTTTATGTTTGCACTATGCAATTTACACCACTATGGAATATGCATATACTTGTGAATTTGTATGGAGACATTCCATCGAGGATGCTCCTTTGCATACTCAACTACAAGAGGAATTATACGCTTATATACGCTCCACTCTGGCTGAAGATAAAGCATGCAGCTATCCAGCACCTTTGCAGCATTTTCTTCTGCCCATTCAAAATCACGCTCCGAATTAATAATCACCTTGAGCTCACTAGCCCGAGCAAAAACTTCCGGAAGCGGCGGCTGGTATATTTTTGGTGATAGGCAAACCCAATCCCATGTTCCTGTGAGCGGGTGCGCCCCCGACGTCTCGATAAAGGTGAGAATATTCTTCTCTTTCAACTTATTGCAGAGTTGATCGAGTGGATACAATGTGGGTTCTCCCCCAGTAACCACCACGGCTTGAGCAGGAAACGACGCTGCACGGGCAACTATCTCGTCTATATCAACCGGTGGATAGAGCTTAGGGTTCCAGGTATAGCGAGCATCGCACCAACTGCAGCCCACGTCACAACCACCTAAGCGAATGAAGTAGGCAGGCTTACCGCTATTAAAGCCCTCGCCCTGAATTGTATAAAAATCCTCCACGAGGGGAAGCCTTCTGCCCCCCTCAAATATATCGACCTCAGACATACTATTCTCCATCATTTTTTGTTCCAAAAAGCAGCGGAAAGTCCTTAGCCTTACCGGCCTTTAAATATGCGTTAGGAATAACGCTCCAGAAGTCAGCGGCAACCGGATCTACAGCACCTTTTTGTGCCGATATTGCCTCCAGTATTACCATACGGAAATCGGTATCACCCATCTTGACAACTCTGCTATGAAGCTCACTCTCGGGAATTCCTGCACCCAAGGTCAAATGTCCCCCGCCGCCAGAGGCTCGGTAGGAGTTCAAGGCAACGGTGTACCGTTTATTCATATCGAACGGCTCGCCATTGGCCATTTTCAAAATGGTAATCCGCTCTCCAACAGGTTTTGTAACATCCACGGTGTAATAAATACCATATGCTGAGTCGAAGTTGTAGTAACGATTCTTCACCTTTGCGTGCCCTCTATTGTCGAGGACCACGTTGCCCTGGGCATCAGTTTCAAAAAGGATAAGGTGGTCATCAACGCTCTTCATCTGGTTGAACCAGTCACCATACGAGAACTCTAGGTAGTTTTTAATCTCCTTACCTGTAAGCCAAATAGTAAACAATCGGTTTTCGTATTTATAGAGCTTAAATAGGTCGCGCACGTATATTGGTCCGGCATGAACTTCGGTTACAAACGAAAGGGGTGCAGCAAAAGAGACATCAGCACCACTGTTTTTTATCTGAATAGAGTGGATATAATCGATAAAGGCAGAAGGACCGAAGTAGGCATCCTTCGTACTTATCGACTTAGCGAAAGAACCTATTGGCTTCGACACAAAATCATTCACAGCCTTGTAGTCGTCGGCAAAAGTCTTCATAAATTCAGGATCGGCTGCCACACCCCTCATGGGAACTATTCTTCCACTACAGTGCTTCACCAGTTTTCCGTTACTATCGCGATATGCCTTTATGGTAAGCTCCGAAACGTATTGTGCCCCATGACCCGGGTTCAACACAACTACGGAATCACCAGTAGGGCCAACAACCTTTTTACAGATGGCAAAGTGGTCATGCCCGATCATGATGGCATCAAACCCGGCAACCTTCATGGCCACCACAACGCTGGCATTTTCATTCTTGTAGGAGAGAGAATCAACATGGCCATAGGCAGGATCGGTACCACTGTGGAAAAGCCCAATAATCACATCCGGTTTTTCCTTAGTCTTAATAACCTCCATCCAACGCTTGGCGGTTTCAACCATATCATCGAACTCCATCCCCGACCATAAGTCCTTGGGCAGCCAGCTAGGAATTCCGGGGGTTATTAGCCCTAGCACAGCAACTTTCAACCCATCGCGATTAAATACTACGTAAGGCTTAAAGTAAGGGTCGTGAGTACCCTCCTTTACAGCATTCGCTCCAAGCCAAGGAAAATTCGACTCCTTTACCACCCTGTCAAAAACCGGATGGCCAGCTTCAATGTCGTGATTTCCCTCTTCGGCAGCATCGTAACCCATGTAGTTATACACTCGCGCAACTAGGTGAGGAACATCTGTTCTCACGTAGTTGTATACATACGATTCGGGCTGACCCTGCAGAATATCGCCGTTGTCGAGCAAAAGATATGGAATACCGGAGGCCTTTACCTCTTTAACGTAGGTTTCAACCTGCGCAAGCGATGCATCCAGCGGTTTATTATTAATAAAGTCGAAGGGGAAAATGGCTCCGTGCACATCGGATGTTTGAAGCACCTTAAGTTCCAACTGCTGAGATTGACCAAAGGCCAATTGCGAGAAAAGCCAGAGAATGACAAATAGGAAATTTCTTTTCATAGTTTATTTGAGAATTAAGAGCATCAAAAATACCTTATTATGCATAAACAATACAGCTAAAACGCGAAAAGGTTTAGGGGTGGTATTCCTTTTCACATGATTTAACAATAGCTAGTATGGAATCTACTTGCATTACTCTAATCGCCAATCGATTTCTGAAAGCCCCTGCTTACGAAGCAGCTCATTAGCTTTGGAAAAATGGCCACAACCAAAGAACCCTCGACTGGCGGAAAGCGGTGAAGGATGTGGCGCTTTTAGCACAAAATGGCGG is a genomic window containing:
- a CDS encoding OmpA family protein, translated to MKSLRYWLAVFSLVVAMGFNNSAAAQPALTTHSKKAVELYHKAQYFYDRYGYAMAITSLEQAVSIDPKFVEAYLFLSQMYQDLLQFSKAIEYGDKALALNDKVYPEIRFSLGQMKLMLGRYKDALSDFEQFEAIPKLSPIKIAFTDSLMARCRYGIQAMEHPVPFNPVNLGDSVNSEYDDYWPSISADEKTLVITSNIPRDTLLPYSEKNRQEDFFISTQKDGHWTARKPLGPPINSEINEGAQSLTADGKAMYFTICSRNCNIFYSKRNGDRWGIPVALPEPVNSRYSTKQPSISPDGHTLYFSSNRPGGKGGFDLWLSHLLDDGSWTEPVNLGDSINTRGNEFSPFIHFDNSTLYFSSDGHMGMGGEDIFVSHKLGNNIWSKPVNAGYPINTCQVEDGLVVSAKGDHAYFSSVREGSRRRDVYMFDLPKAIRPTPVSYIKGIVVNAVTGTPIEAKASLVDLADNKTLMEASSDPETGEFLVCIPAHKSYGFTVEHPGYLFYSDNFMVSGDYGIDHPFERVIKLVPVKAGETVILRNIFFALDSWQLLPDSYPELEKLIGLLNQNPTMKIEVSGHTDNTGTHEHNQQLSENRAKAVVDYLVSKGVAASRLTYKGYADTKPVADNSTPEGRALNRRTEMKVVE
- a CDS encoding 7-carboxy-7-deazaguanine synthase QueE; the encoded protein is MMENSMSEVDIFEGGRRLPLVEDFYTIQGEGFNSGKPAYFIRLGGCDVGCSWCDARYTWNPKLYPPVDIDEIVARAASFPAQAVVVTGGEPTLYPLDQLCNKLKEKNILTFIETSGAHPLTGTWDWVCLSPKIYQPPLPEVFARASELKVIINSERDFEWAEENAAKVLDSCMLYLQPEWSVYKRIIPLVVEYAKEHPRWNVSIQIHKYMHIP
- a CDS encoding 5'-nucleotidase C-terminal domain-containing protein, encoding MKRNFLFVILWLFSQLAFGQSQQLELKVLQTSDVHGAIFPFDFINNKPLDASLAQVETYVKEVKASGIPYLLLDNGDILQGQPESYVYNYVRTDVPHLVARVYNYMGYDAAEEGNHDIEAGHPVFDRVVKESNFPWLGANAVKEGTHDPYFKPYVVFNRDGLKVAVLGLITPGIPSWLPKDLWSGMEFDDMVETAKRWMEVIKTKEKPDVIIGLFHSGTDPAYGHVDSLSYKNENASVVVAMKVAGFDAIMIGHDHFAICKKVVGPTGDSVVVLNPGHGAQYVSELTIKAYRDSNGKLVKHCSGRIVPMRGVAADPEFMKTFADDYKAVNDFVSKPIGSFAKSISTKDAYFGPSAFIDYIHSIQIKNSGADVSFAAPLSFVTEVHAGPIYVRDLFKLYKYENRLFTIWLTGKEIKNYLEFSYGDWFNQMKSVDDHLILFETDAQGNVVLDNRGHAKVKNRYYNFDSAYGIYYTVDVTKPVGERITILKMANGEPFDMNKRYTVALNSYRASGGGGHLTLGAGIPESELHSRVVKMGDTDFRMVILEAISAQKGAVDPVAADFWSVIPNAYLKAGKAKDFPLLFGTKNDGE